The nucleotide sequence GTCACAGGCTGCCAAAAGAATGGTATGCCACCACTCATCAGCCACTAAGATTGAAGCAGTATGTAATGATGTACCCTTATCTGATATATGAGTTAAGTTCAAATCAATGCCCAGCCAGGTTAGCACCACTGTTGCTACCAGAGGTGACAGCTCTGTGTAAAAAATTTACTATTGTACACTGTACACTCCCAAATCAACTACAatcacatattcattttcttatacTGAATACACATGATAAATAAcatttaattatttgttattcttcctggtgtagcaattttatgggtCATGGTTGAGTTCACCAGTAGAGATATGCAAGACCTACTGCCCTTAAATATTGAATGATTTAAGGAAGCACAATGACAAGAAATTACTTATAAGAAGGTGAAGAACACACTGATCAATCTAGCAGCAATTACCCATAAAGCCAAGGGCAGTTTCTGTGGAtggtttcaatagtgtcatcaACTGGAAAGAAGTGCATTACATATGTGCTTCTTAGCACTGAAGGGAAATATTTGTTCCCTTTACAGTTTTACTTCATTGCTTTTTAGAAAGTTATAAAGTGCAGCtaactttattatgtttatttaccaaggttttaaataatttacttacttTCATGATATCTTAGATGCAAAAACAGTCTTAAATTGTTATCCTTTTTAACAGAGGAGGATATCACAACCCAAATACAGGCTGTGTGACACTGAGGGCACCAGAACTTTCCTGGGAGACAGATGACTGCAATGCTGTGAAGGACTTCATATGTGAACAGACACGGTGCTACTATTACAATTATGGCTCCATTCCTGTGTCCACATCCCAGGGGTAAGAAGGTGAGGAACACATGTCTATCCATATCAAAAAACCATTAGTCTAGGCAGCTGCTGCACAGTAATTCCAAGCATCATACAGTGCAAAGTGATGCGACACTATGTACAACCAATGCACCaaacagtaaataataaattagtttGATTTCTACCCCATGGCTTTTCTAAATCACAAATCTGCACACAGATGTTGTACATACAATGATTATCTCCTTACAAAACTTTTTTCTGTAAGGCTGTCACTCTTGGCATTAACAACTGAACAATTATTTTAGACACATGCATGACAATCTTGAATATTTGTTTAGGTATCACTATTGGGGATCTTGTCTGGTGAGATGTAGATTTATCTGATTCATTTTCGTCATAGCATTTCTCCATAGGGACAGCATTACACATGTTCTTGCATGATCTGATCCTTTAATTTTGGTATTTACTGACAAAGCATGGATCTGATGTAAATTCTACAATTTCCTATTTAACTGGTGTTTTATTTCCAACTAACAGTTTGTTTCTCAAACGTGGAATATTTTTTTCTTGGTCCTGACATTTATTATACAGAGAATTTGCAATTCTTCAGAAGTAATAATTCTCTCAGTCACCTCACCAGTTGCAAATCACTTAGGTTGGTCTACGTCATTCGTAATTTCAATTATATTTCAACTCAGTAGGAGCTGAACATCTTATTTCCATTGGCATGGTGCTGTAAAGCTCTATAAGAAATGGACAACTATGTTTTATCAGTGTTGAAGAAGTAAGTTTATGAGATGTGCCATTACCCACAAGGTCATGAAAGATGGTGCATAAGTTCAGAATGACAAATATCAAGATAATGCTGAACAGTAAACAATTTCTCTTTTTATGCATTATTGGCATATACATGAGGTGAATTATTCGACATGGTGGAGGCAAATgattatgaattaatttgtttgtaattACATCCATTGTGTAGAAAGTAGACTTATTTTCTCTCTGTAGATGTCTTATGAAGTACAAGGATAGAGCAGCTCTTCTGCTTTTACTGTATGAAGTACTGAATAACAAACTTCTTCAGTTTTCTACTAATTATTAAAGAGGCATTGAGAATTCTATAATATATCACATCGGCAGCAGGAGATATGAGGGAATGAGTACTTTCAATGAGAAACACTAAATAGAACAGAGAAAGGATTAGCtctggtatatatatataatgaacttTTATGGCGTGTACAGTATCATACAGAGCTGTGTAACATTCAGCTGCATTCGTTCCACACATTACCAGTTTAGAAGTATATAATTTGAACAAGAATTCTGCCAACACATAGCTGATTAAAAACAGAACTGTCATGAAGTTACACATTTAGAACATGCATCTGAAATGTATTTTCTACTCTATAACGAATATTCCAAATTACCTTCTCAAATTCCAGTTGATATATGTTTACTATCTGATAATGACTGTAACATACCTTATCCCATatatagaaaagaaaaaaacatttatcTATGTACAAATTGTCATTTAATACAAAGAACAAGTTAAAACTAAATGCAGAGttatcacacacaaaaatacagaacattactttttaaaaaaagaagaacattttaatACAGACAAATTGAGCCAAGGAAAGGTTCCTTTTTCTGATAAATTATGAAAGTTATGCAAGTGTTTCCACAgagaagctatatatatatatatatatatatatatatagttgcacAACTAATTCACATCTCTCTCTTTCCTTGTTGTATGCTTCAAATCCTTTGGTCTCTCTCAGCATCCTGTATTGATGAAGTCTGGGGAAACAATAACTGCTAACAAACAGTATTGTTCTATTACTGTTAAATGAGCCTAATTTATTAACTAACTTGGATTAAATACCAACTGTCTTGTATCTAAGACAGTTATCAGTATCTTCTGCGCTCATATAGCttgtaaaaactgtgaaatatggtGTATCTATCCCATGACAGCAAGACAAATTACAATTTCTAATACCaattcttggaaactttttaatcaAGGGATTTACAATAAATATCTCTCTTTTACTATGAATTAAAACTTTTTGTGCAGTAAAGATCATTTAAATGAAGATCTAACATAATGAAACTGTGGAAAGATCTAAATACTATGTTGTAATACACCATTGGTAGACAAATGGTGAAAGACTCTTCAGCCACAGTGTAAATGAATTATGGCCTGTGATTCTGCCATGCCATTAGTAAAACAGCTACACTGCAGGCCAAAATGCCCGCTAGATGTGCTGTCGGCTGACGGGAGAATGGCAAATGTTCAATTGCCACTGGCATTTGGGAACGCACATGGTTTGGTGCAGCATTACACACTTTACCCGAAACGCCGGTGATACCAGCGTACGTCAGGTGACGGTGCAGGCGAGCGGGAAgggtttcattatttatttaattttttatgttaaactAAATGATGGAACTTTATTTTTGTGTGCGGAGCTAAAATACAGAGCTCATGATTCTAGTAATGTGCAATAGTCTAGTCGAGGTCAGCGAGCTCCTCATTGCTAGCATTACTAAATACATATGAAAGGACCACACACTAGAGAAAGAGAGATAAAAAACATTGAATAATTAACATACTAAAGGTAACAAAAACAAGGAATAAATGATCCGCACTTTGTGCGAATAAACCCAGCGCCTCTGGCGGCACGCACAGAACTACTGACGCATTCGCGAAAATttgacactcgcacacacacacacacacacacacacacacacacacacacacacacacacacggtggtaGGTGGCTGCGGGTCACTAAAACTCACAAACTTTCAGAACTGCCAGAAAAAGGGGATCTAGACTTTTTACAGGTCTGGACAGGATAAGTTCCCAAAAAGAAGTGAatgtctcagtgtgtgtgtgtgtgtgtgtgtgtgtgtgtgtgtgtgtgtgtgagagagagagagagagagagagagagagagagagagagagagagagagagagattgtgtgaCAGTATGCTGTTGTCTTATAAGGAAACATTTTTCTATCTTTTATTGGTTGCAGTTGCATTCTAGATTACCCTTTTCTATGTAAATGGAGCATTACAATAATTAACAGTATTATTTTTTCCATGTACTAACAACATATATATTTCAAATATTAACATCTATCTATTGATATATCTTGTGCATAAACTATCAAAAacttaaaaactttaaaacataaaatgaaacaaaattttggaaaagttttaaaatttatggaTAAAGCAGTAACTGGCAGTGGTGTGTAGACTAATTTTTTTGACATGGATAGATGTAAGTACTCACATGAAAAATAAAACTGGTGGAagaaaaaattatgttcttgtataaattaaaatttatatcaaACAGTATGGCAATGCTGTATATATAATGCACATTAAGGTAATACATGAATTGTATCATAGTGCCCTCTCTAAGAAACACTGACTAAGTCTTCATCTTTTAGTGGATAaatctgatttgtgtgtgtgtgtgtgtgtgtgtgtgtgctacatgCATTAAGAGCTTGCTGAGTCACACTGTGTTTGCAGGAGCAGCAAATACCCATCTGGCAGCAAATATCCCTCAGCAGCTGGACAACAAACATCGACAACAGCAGCACCTACTACTACATCCACTACTCCAGTAACGACAGAAAAATCTTCAGAAAGTCCAAGCACTACTCCTGCCAGAGGGAAAGATTTGGACAAGACAAACCGTCGAGTGACTCTCAGACCACCATCAGAGAAATCTGCCCCACTACCACTGTCTTCAATTTTTCCAGATCTCATGCCTTCGCCAAGAAGTTCCGAAAACAAATCCATACCTAACATTGTAACAAAGGCATTTCCAAGAAAAGATTCTGACAGCAATGTTGTTTATGTAACTGCTGTTGGAGTAAACAGTGAAGAACCTGTGCCAGTAAGCAAGTATACAGAACCTTCTAACACTGCAGCTCCAATGACCACACGGGACAATGATGAGAGCAAAGTGACTGCCCAGATGACTGGTCCAAAAACCTTTGCACGTGGCAAGGTTATCGATCCTCCAACTGCAAAGTAGccatgaaattacaaaaaaaggttATATGAAATACAGTGTTGGGCATCTTGAAAAAGAAGAACAATTGTTTGACAATACAGTCAACATCAAAGTTACAGTGATGCTTCTATCTTTTGATTTTCTTAACACACATTTGCTTAAATCGTGCATCACTAAACATAGAAAGAAACTGAAATATGTGTATAATGTGTGGATACATATGTAAGTAAGAAATATGGATGTTAATGTGAACTTATTGTGCGTGTTGTTGGACAACAGAAGCCTACTGCCAGAATACTCTTACAACATGCATGACTATTTCACAGAACTGGGATCTTTTGTCATTTATCAATTATTAGTGCCTTGTATGGAAAGCTGTAGATCTGCCATAAATAAATCTAATGTTGTAATACTTGTGTGAAAGTTCTCTGCTTAGGACTGCCTAAAGTAAATAGCCTTACCTGATACATAGAGCCTCGACAGTTTTCTGACAACAAAACCTTGTGCATTGTGAAAGTTATCTATGTGTACAACATAACGTAAGTATCATGAACTGAGATAAAACGAACTTTCTCAATGCAAACTAGCAATATATGAATTAGAACACACAAACTCCCAATGATAAATGATACATTTTTATCTCACTCTAGACATTTTAAAAGTTTCTATCTACTGACAAGTGCCCCAGTCGCACTTTTCTAATGAGAATGGTAACAGTAAGTTCAATCTTTACATGCAACTAACTGTATGTTTCTGAGGATTCACAAATAACATGCTTCACCTTTATAGTTCAACTTTTTTAAAGATTTtctagcaatttaaaaaaaaaaaacaccttgacAACCTGTGCATATAACATGACGAACAAGTCAGTCATCTATGAACTATTAAGTAAATTATGCTGAGAATAGCCTGACATAGAAAACTCTTATTTTTTTGAAGATACTAAAATTTGACCCATCCTTCATCAATTTACAGTTCTTGCTGGCTTCCCACAACTAGATTTAGGTGATTGTGTTGCCATAAACTGTTACAGATGGATGCCATTAAATACTGTATTTGACACTTGTGCTTCATGGGTGTAACTAcaaaaattgccccccccccttcccccccccaccTTTTTTCCATATTCACATACATTGTATTAATTTGTTTATGTGAAGCATAAGCTGAAAAAAGTATCATTCACAGGTCTTTCTGCAAATTATGAGATTCCTTTGTGTTTGTAGGCAAGTCAGTTAACTAATTAAGACATTAAGATTGAAAATCAAAGATTCTTATTGATAGAAAAACTTCATATTTAAGGTTGAAAAGCCAACAAAAAGAATTCCTTAGcataattaaaataaacaaataaaaattcctcttcttcagaatgcTGAAACTGCGGTTTAACTTATGGCATTGTTTATGATGCTTACAACAATGGCTAGTGACTACCAGCAAGTTGAGTACGCTAAAATTGTGGTGTTATGTAGTAAGtgactatgtgttttaatcaataTTCCATGTTATCTGGGGCAGCATTCTGAGAATACATACAGATTTAAATGCAAATTTTACAGGGCATCTCAGTAATCAAAGAAGGGTATTTGAAGGTTTCATTAGGAGATAAAAAACTTAAAGACATTTCAATTTGCCTAGAATAATTGCTGACAAACACATCAGGCCAAAGTATACCCACTGTTCTATATCGTTTTAGTAACTGGAATTACGGAACAGGTTGTTAATGACAGACTTCTCTATGCCTAAAAGTTCCATGTTCAAGTCATCATCTACCACACAGTTTTAACTTATTGCAAAAACTACTCCAATTTCTATGTGGATGGATTTAAAGTAATGAATGACGTTCAGAGTGGGAATTTTGAACTGGCATGTCATTTCCTTCCTAATATGAATACAGTAGTTTAACAGAGAATTGCCATGTTCAGTTTTATGCTCAGACTAATTCTTTTTCACCTACTCAAAGCATATGTTAACCCTGG is from Schistocerca cancellata isolate TAMUIC-IGC-003103 chromosome 6, iqSchCanc2.1, whole genome shotgun sequence and encodes:
- the LOC126191000 gene encoding uncharacterized protein LOC126191000 isoform X1 — translated: MHLLLLAIVFAATASGQRITTIQLDGVQYFISRMNPYSPELNYFLAYQYCRSLGLQLASFESREKADSLMEYLRNAGYNKYDFWTSGNRLGTSDMMLWMSTGLPFNSTFNYMRNLPSNDLHSASEDQDAASDDGGVVNEGIVEGRSKSNRRRRGGYHNPNTGCVTLRAPELSWETDDCNAVKDFICEQTRCYYYNYGSIPVSTSQGSSKYPSGSKYPSAAGQQTSTTAAPTTTSTTPVTTEKSSESPSTTPARGKDLDKTNRRVTLRPPSEKSAPLPLSSIFPDLMPSPRSSENKSIPNIVTKAFPRKDSDSNVVYVTAVGVNSEEPVPVSKYTEPSNTAAPMTTRDNDESKVTAQMTGPKTFARGKVIDPPTAK